In a single window of the Natrialba magadii ATCC 43099 genome:
- a CDS encoding aldehyde ferredoxin oxidoreductase family protein — MAQATVNTPEQVTQLETLVRVNLTDEQITTETVPQEYRDRFIAGKGLGAALLLDEVEAGVDPLSPENNLYFMFGPLTGFAPGTSRYGAVTKSPLTGTFVDSYSGGHFPTMVRYALPDVLAIAIEGRAENPMTLRITEGELTLEDATELWGLDTKETARQFEGKQTKTACIGPAGENEVAYATISSDEGTHHAGRGGVGAVMGSKNLKAVVATGNSPPKAPDIQQLKVEHTQRLGTDDEVSWARNGGTQLIVDWTQQVGALPSHNWSRGTVENVDDLNIDAFSEGHVGTDSCFGCPVACGHVVDFEESDADVDGVFQGASVDWGPEYETIGMMGANTDITNVTEVTELANLADTLGMDTISLGNVLSWLMEVSEEGLVDSDLRWGDAEAAAEVIRDIAQREGIGDELAEGTARAAELLCDGHPDAREAAVQVKGLELPAYEPRASFSMALAYATADRGACHQRAFPIGSDALGGERDPHDTDGHAEVVIDEQDETALTYSMVSCSFTAYNYERVCEWLNELAYDVTVEDLQAVGERAWNATRLFNLREGFERDDDALPERFTTPLERGGPADGNAITEEQFETMLDSYYEQRGWTEAGEPTPETLARLEIESLAPESQSA; from the coding sequence ATGGCACAGGCAACTGTCAACACCCCCGAGCAGGTGACACAACTCGAGACGCTCGTCAGGGTGAACCTGACAGACGAACAGATTACGACCGAGACGGTACCGCAGGAGTACCGCGACCGATTCATCGCCGGCAAGGGGCTCGGTGCGGCGTTGCTCCTCGACGAGGTCGAGGCCGGCGTCGATCCGCTCTCGCCGGAGAACAACCTCTACTTCATGTTCGGACCGCTCACCGGATTCGCACCGGGGACCTCGCGGTACGGAGCCGTCACGAAGTCGCCGCTGACCGGCACGTTCGTCGACTCCTACTCCGGCGGCCACTTCCCGACCATGGTCCGGTACGCGCTGCCGGACGTGCTCGCGATCGCGATCGAGGGCCGCGCGGAGAACCCGATGACGCTCCGGATCACCGAGGGCGAACTGACACTCGAGGATGCCACTGAGCTGTGGGGCCTGGATACGAAAGAGACGGCCCGCCAGTTCGAGGGCAAGCAGACGAAAACGGCGTGTATCGGGCCGGCCGGCGAGAACGAGGTCGCCTACGCGACGATCTCGAGCGACGAGGGCACCCACCACGCGGGTCGCGGCGGTGTCGGCGCTGTCATGGGCTCGAAAAATCTGAAGGCGGTCGTGGCAACGGGGAACTCGCCGCCGAAAGCACCCGATATTCAACAGCTGAAGGTCGAGCACACCCAGCGACTGGGAACCGACGACGAGGTCTCCTGGGCGCGAAACGGCGGGACACAGCTCATCGTCGACTGGACCCAGCAGGTCGGCGCGCTGCCCTCGCACAACTGGTCGCGTGGCACCGTCGAGAACGTCGACGATCTGAACATCGACGCCTTCTCGGAGGGGCACGTCGGCACCGATTCGTGTTTCGGCTGTCCGGTCGCCTGCGGCCACGTGGTCGATTTCGAGGAAAGCGACGCCGACGTCGACGGTGTGTTCCAGGGAGCCAGCGTCGACTGGGGGCCGGAGTACGAGACGATCGGCATGATGGGCGCGAATACGGACATCACGAACGTGACCGAGGTGACCGAACTCGCGAATCTCGCCGACACGCTCGGCATGGATACGATCTCGCTCGGCAACGTCCTCTCGTGGCTGATGGAGGTCTCCGAGGAAGGACTGGTCGACTCCGATCTGCGCTGGGGCGACGCCGAAGCCGCCGCCGAAGTCATCCGCGATATCGCCCAGCGAGAGGGCATCGGCGACGAACTCGCAGAGGGGACCGCCCGCGCGGCGGAACTGCTCTGTGACGGCCACCCCGACGCGCGGGAAGCCGCCGTCCAGGTGAAGGGACTCGAGTTACCCGCCTACGAACCCCGGGCCTCGTTCAGTATGGCGCTCGCGTACGCGACCGCAGACAGGGGTGCCTGCCACCAGCGGGCGTTCCCAATCGGCTCCGACGCGCTGGGTGGGGAACGAGACCCACACGATACAGACGGCCACGCCGAAGTGGTCATCGACGAGCAAGACGAGACCGCGCTGACCTACAGCATGGTCTCGTGTTCGTTCACCGCGTACAACTACGAGCGGGTCTGTGAGTGGCTCAACGAACTCGCCTACGACGTGACAGTCGAGGACCTGCAGGCGGTCGGTGAACGCGCCTGGAACGCCACGCGGCTGTTCAACCTCCGCGAAGGGTTCGAGCGAGACGACGACGCCTTGCCGGAGCGATTCACCACGCCACTCGAGCGCGGTGGGCCGGCGGACGGGAACGCGATCACAGAAGAGCAGTTCGAGACGATGCTCGATTCGTACTACGAACAGCGCGGCTGGACGGAAGCAGGAGAGCCAACACCCGAGACGTTAGCACGGCTCGAGATCGAGTCGCTCGCGCCGGAGTCGCAGTCGGCGTAG
- a CDS encoding NAD(P)/FAD-dependent oxidoreductase translates to MGIDQSEGRADVVIIGAGASGLWSAIELASDHDVVVLEAGRVGAGASGYAAGFVGPFADWAPYPAAVEHSIEAFRALDGSHGFTFHDRPYVELAETDAERDSFVEAYQPLFDREGYELEYCPTSELAERWPGRFDLDGFDGGLVKAESGIIDVREYATALAETARERGAEIRTQTPVERIVTDDDTVVGVETPDGRIEAETVVCAAGAQTGSLVESFVDLPTRQFIYCNLRVNVDGELDDAYPMMYGRDVWWRPEPDRPQTFLVSGGMYFLPERDRPPRSPPAEYLREVEGVLESVATDIDEVRIVNGSYHTCSKGSAITPDGLPVLDAPENAPDGLVVVTGVTAGISMSPFTGTAVRALVTGEEPMVSLEPFELDRFDDPPADFRVHEIEEMPSTFPTGEY, encoded by the coding sequence ATGGGCATAGACCAATCCGAAGGGAGAGCAGATGTCGTCATCATCGGCGCAGGTGCATCCGGGCTGTGGAGCGCGATCGAACTCGCGTCGGACCACGACGTGGTCGTCCTCGAGGCCGGCCGCGTGGGTGCGGGTGCGTCAGGGTACGCCGCCGGCTTCGTCGGACCGTTCGCGGACTGGGCGCCGTATCCGGCCGCCGTCGAGCACTCTATCGAGGCGTTTCGAGCACTCGATGGAAGCCACGGCTTCACGTTTCACGACCGGCCGTACGTCGAACTGGCCGAGACGGACGCCGAACGGGACTCGTTCGTCGAAGCGTACCAGCCGCTGTTCGACCGCGAGGGATACGAACTCGAGTACTGTCCCACGTCGGAGCTAGCGGAGCGCTGGCCCGGTCGGTTCGATCTCGACGGGTTCGACGGTGGCCTCGTGAAGGCAGAGAGTGGGATCATCGACGTTAGAGAGTACGCGACGGCGCTCGCCGAAACGGCACGCGAACGCGGCGCGGAGATCCGAACGCAGACGCCGGTCGAACGGATTGTGACTGACGACGACACCGTCGTCGGTGTCGAGACGCCCGACGGCCGTATCGAGGCCGAGACGGTCGTCTGTGCCGCTGGTGCACAGACTGGGTCGCTTGTCGAGTCGTTCGTGGACCTGCCGACGCGGCAGTTCATCTACTGTAACCTCCGGGTCAACGTAGACGGCGAACTCGACGACGCATACCCGATGATGTACGGCAGGGACGTCTGGTGGCGGCCGGAACCCGACCGGCCGCAGACGTTCCTTGTCTCTGGTGGCATGTACTTCCTGCCGGAGCGCGACCGGCCGCCGCGAAGTCCGCCCGCCGAGTATCTTCGCGAGGTCGAGGGGGTACTCGAGTCCGTCGCAACTGATATCGACGAGGTACGGATCGTGAACGGCAGCTATCACACCTGTTCGAAAGGGTCGGCGATCACGCCCGACGGGCTTCCCGTTCTGGATGCGCCCGAGAACGCACCGGACGGACTGGTGGTCGTTACGGGGGTGACGGCCGGAATTTCGATGTCACCGTTCACGGGCACTGCAGTCCGTGCGCTCGTGACGGGTGAGGAGCCGATGGTTTCGCTCGAGCCGTTCGAACTCGATCGGTTCGACGACCCGCCGGCCGACTTTCGCGTCCACGAGATCGAGGAGATGCCGTCGACGTTTCCGACGGGCGAATATTGA
- a CDS encoding agmatinase family protein — MGEDDTQNDELSPSYVGADSFLNGVRKPRDELTDDVDIGVLGVPFDGAASRQPGTRYGPEALRRESGWYGRSEPQYNAGTGQVTDYGSIQIQDCGDVPVVTTDVEQTGDYIRDAVETVATHTFPVVLGGDHYLTYPSFTGFSKTVDGRVGLIHLDSHSDIYGERDLHGEHWHGSPMNLIADSPHGSYETHAMIGLRAFEDPEFPSFVDESGLYVDYARDVHDRGIEACLADAIDHVTASCDVVYLTVDIDVVEPTIAPGTGTPEFGGLDANQFLTALEYLGTCDAIGALDLVEVAPRLDPTRNTQRLGAAAVSRFIESKFM; from the coding sequence ATGGGAGAAGATGACACGCAAAACGACGAGCTCTCACCGAGCTACGTCGGCGCGGACTCGTTCCTGAACGGTGTTCGGAAGCCCCGAGACGAACTCACTGACGACGTCGACATCGGCGTGCTTGGTGTCCCCTTCGACGGTGCCGCCTCACGACAACCAGGAACACGGTACGGCCCGGAAGCACTCCGTCGCGAATCGGGCTGGTACGGCCGGAGCGAGCCACAGTACAATGCAGGGACGGGCCAGGTCACAGACTATGGCTCCATCCAGATTCAGGACTGTGGTGACGTTCCCGTGGTAACGACCGATGTCGAGCAGACGGGCGACTACATTCGAGACGCCGTCGAAACAGTTGCCACACACACGTTCCCCGTCGTCCTCGGCGGTGACCACTACCTCACCTACCCGTCGTTCACTGGCTTCTCGAAGACCGTCGACGGCCGCGTCGGCCTGATCCACCTCGACTCCCACTCCGATATTTACGGCGAGCGCGACCTCCACGGCGAACACTGGCACGGCTCACCGATGAACCTCATCGCCGACTCACCCCACGGCAGCTACGAAACCCACGCGATGATCGGCCTGCGTGCCTTCGAAGACCCCGAGTTCCCGTCGTTCGTCGACGAATCCGGTCTCTACGTCGACTACGCGCGAGATGTCCACGACCGCGGGATCGAAGCCTGCCTCGCCGACGCAATCGACCACGTCACAGCCTCCTGTGACGTCGTCTACCTCACCGTCGACATCGACGTCGTCGAACCCACGATCGCCCCTGGAACTGGAACTCCCGAATTCGGCGGCCTCGATGCGAACCAGTTCCTCACCGCACTCGAGTACCTCGGCACCTGCGACGCAATTGGTGCGCTTGACCTCGTCGAGGTTGCGCCGCGACTGGATCCGACACGGAATACGCAGCGACTGGGTGCGGCGGCGGTGTCGCGGTTTATCGAGTCGAAGTTTATGTAG
- a CDS encoding M20/M25/M40 family metallo-hydrolase: MMIKESKQLREQIESDLDNHVHRIQQTIRQPSVSVDRNGLRGIAELARGYLEEIGCGEAALIETDGAPGVWGYYDAGAAKTVVNYGMLDTRPVGDEDEWTHDPFGGTLVETDEYGRVIYGRGAVKVKGAFVAWLNALEATKRALGELPVNVMFLLEAEELNGSPHYYEMLDQYADRIREADACFCPLAGQSEDGNVTGSLGYKSALYFTLQVSGDRWGRGPAGGDIHAMSNATVDSPAWRLVDALSSLTDENGTQIEISGFYDQYEPPTADEREEVRAFVDRLDSQTETPREELWQHLPGLSQGAGEVTKLKSDLHEDVVEAFVQHFYGPESFNIQGINTGFLGSGTGTKPFILPGEGHATLDIRMPRGFDPDVVYRQLREHLDNQGFADIDVDVFGKHTWCKTDPDSDLVVAARDVFENHDTDVTLWPFSAGGVPWAVFGTRFDIPVLYGVGLGYGANSEGADEFLAIDGNDTIGGLVDCELSHAEMLLAYADR; encoded by the coding sequence ATGATGATTAAAGAAAGCAAACAACTCCGCGAGCAAATTGAGTCAGACCTGGACAATCACGTTCATCGGATTCAGCAGACGATCCGCCAACCGAGCGTCAGCGTCGACAGAAACGGGCTTCGAGGAATCGCCGAACTGGCTCGTGGCTACCTCGAAGAGATCGGATGTGGGGAGGCAGCACTGATCGAGACCGACGGTGCACCAGGCGTCTGGGGGTATTATGACGCCGGCGCAGCGAAGACGGTTGTTAACTATGGAATGTTAGACACTCGTCCCGTCGGCGACGAAGACGAGTGGACGCACGATCCCTTCGGTGGCACACTCGTCGAGACTGACGAATACGGTCGTGTCATCTACGGACGTGGAGCAGTCAAAGTTAAAGGTGCGTTCGTCGCCTGGCTCAACGCTCTCGAGGCGACCAAGCGGGCACTCGGTGAGTTGCCGGTGAACGTTATGTTTCTGCTAGAAGCTGAGGAGCTCAACGGGAGTCCTCACTACTACGAGATGCTCGATCAGTATGCCGACCGCATTCGGGAAGCTGACGCCTGTTTTTGCCCGCTCGCTGGTCAGAGCGAGGACGGAAACGTAACGGGCTCACTTGGCTACAAGTCCGCACTGTATTTCACCCTGCAGGTCTCGGGCGATCGATGGGGACGTGGGCCGGCCGGCGGCGACATCCATGCGATGAGTAACGCGACCGTCGATAGTCCTGCATGGCGACTCGTGGACGCCCTCTCCTCGCTGACTGACGAAAATGGAACCCAGATCGAAATCAGCGGCTTCTACGACCAGTATGAACCGCCGACTGCGGACGAACGCGAGGAGGTTCGAGCGTTCGTCGATCGCCTCGACAGTCAGACGGAGACGCCCAGAGAGGAACTGTGGCAACACCTTCCGGGCCTCTCTCAAGGCGCCGGCGAAGTGACGAAACTGAAATCGGACCTCCATGAAGACGTCGTGGAGGCGTTCGTCCAGCACTTCTACGGACCCGAGTCGTTCAATATTCAGGGAATTAACACAGGCTTCCTCGGTTCCGGAACGGGAACCAAGCCGTTCATCCTTCCGGGAGAGGGACACGCAACGCTCGACATTCGAATGCCTCGCGGCTTCGATCCGGACGTCGTCTATCGGCAACTCCGCGAACACCTCGACAACCAGGGATTTGCGGACATCGACGTTGACGTGTTCGGGAAACATACCTGGTGTAAGACCGATCCAGACTCCGACCTCGTCGTGGCCGCCAGAGATGTGTTCGAGAACCATGATACCGACGTGACGCTGTGGCCGTTCTCCGCAGGCGGTGTTCCCTGGGCGGTGTTCGGGACGCGATTTGACATTCCCGTCCTGTATGGTGTCGGGCTCGGGTACGGCGCCAACTCCGAAGGCGCCGACGAGTTCTTGGCCATTGACGGCAACGATACCATCGGCGGGCTCGTCGACTGTGAACTCTCCCACGCCGAGATGCTGCTGGCATACGCTGACCGTTGA
- a CDS encoding carbohydrate ABC transporter permease, which produces MTSLSPQLTQQQRHYLERIATYTAVIVTTFVVLIPLIWGFLSTVRPSEELFSWPPVIVPSEVSFENYHILFEQTNFALYFRNSLIVAVTTIILTLLIAIPAAYAVSRYEFHGRRYIANLSVLIYMFPLILLGIPLFIIFQNIGLTNSLFGLALAHTAFALPFALLLLRVFFLDITPEIEESARLAGASRVTIVTKIILPLSLPGIVATSIFAFFLSWNEYFFALIILNDNALYTLPLGIANLIDMATTNWGMILGGVMIMILPPVLFVFLVYKHLIKGFGVSTV; this is translated from the coding sequence ATGACGTCACTCTCACCACAACTCACGCAGCAGCAACGACACTACCTGGAACGAATCGCAACGTACACCGCGGTGATCGTCACGACGTTCGTCGTGTTGATACCGTTAATCTGGGGATTCCTCTCGACGGTTCGGCCGAGTGAGGAACTGTTCTCGTGGCCACCCGTGATCGTCCCCTCCGAGGTGTCCTTCGAGAACTACCACATCCTCTTCGAGCAGACGAACTTCGCGTTGTACTTCCGGAATAGTCTCATCGTCGCGGTAACGACGATCATCCTGACGCTGCTCATCGCGATTCCCGCGGCGTACGCCGTCTCGCGCTACGAGTTCCACGGCCGGCGGTACATCGCGAACCTGAGCGTGTTGATCTACATGTTCCCGCTCATCCTGCTCGGTATTCCGCTGTTCATCATCTTCCAGAACATCGGCCTCACTAACTCGCTGTTCGGGCTCGCACTCGCCCACACAGCGTTCGCACTGCCGTTTGCGTTGCTGTTACTCCGGGTGTTCTTCCTCGATATCACCCCGGAGATCGAGGAGTCCGCGCGACTTGCCGGGGCGAGCAGAGTGACCATCGTCACGAAGATCATCTTGCCACTCTCGCTCCCGGGAATCGTCGCGACGTCGATCTTTGCGTTCTTCCTCTCGTGGAACGAGTACTTCTTCGCGCTCATCATCCTCAACGATAACGCGCTGTACACGCTTCCACTCGGGATTGCGAACCTGATCGATATGGCGACGACCAACTGGGGCATGATCCTCGGCGGCGTGATGATCATGATCCTCCCGCCGGTGTTGTTCGTCTTCCTCGTCTACAAGCACCTGATCAAGGGGTTCGGTGTGAGCACCGTCTGA
- a CDS encoding carbohydrate ABC transporter permease has protein sequence MSYASDFITTAKREFRYLARREFDELQENTVGILLVLPLVATLVALYLYPTVQAIIYSLQDISIFLGDSEVVGLANYIDLLRSGTFYNALWNGVIYTAGSVFLTVVVGVATGLLLNRTFTGERIATGLILVPYMVPTVAAVILFRWMLDGLYGVGNYALVVSTLIDEPIAWLASTRYAMPALILISGWRLYPFVTMLVLAKLQTIPKSYYESARLMGASRWEMFRYITLPQLRGVLFVAILLRLVWTFNLFDIIWLGTQGGPGNATETLPIMAYRLTFIGNDLGEGASVAVVTFLVLAVIVYGYFRLYGTTEEPR, from the coding sequence ATGAGCTACGCGAGCGATTTCATCACAACTGCAAAACGGGAATTTCGGTATCTTGCGCGGCGGGAGTTCGACGAGCTCCAGGAGAATACGGTCGGCATCTTGCTGGTGTTACCGCTAGTCGCGACGCTCGTCGCGCTCTATCTGTACCCGACCGTCCAGGCGATCATCTACAGCCTACAGGACATCAGCATCTTTCTGGGCGATTCGGAGGTCGTCGGGCTCGCGAACTACATCGATCTCCTTCGATCCGGAACGTTCTACAACGCGCTCTGGAATGGGGTCATCTACACAGCGGGGTCGGTGTTCCTCACCGTCGTTGTCGGTGTTGCAACCGGGCTCTTGCTCAATCGGACGTTTACGGGTGAGCGGATCGCGACGGGGTTGATCCTCGTTCCGTACATGGTTCCGACGGTTGCGGCGGTCATCCTCTTTCGCTGGATGCTCGACGGCCTGTACGGCGTCGGCAACTACGCGCTCGTCGTTTCGACGCTGATCGATGAGCCAATCGCCTGGCTCGCGAGTACGCGGTACGCGATGCCCGCGTTGATTTTGATCAGCGGCTGGCGGCTGTATCCGTTCGTGACGATGCTGGTGCTTGCAAAGCTCCAGACCATCCCCAAGTCGTACTACGAATCGGCGCGGCTCATGGGGGCGTCACGATGGGAGATGTTCCGCTACATCACACTACCACAGCTTCGTGGCGTGCTGTTCGTGGCAATCCTCCTGCGCCTTGTCTGGACGTTCAACCTGTTCGACATCATCTGGCTGGGCACGCAGGGCGGCCCCGGGAACGCAACCGAGACGCTTCCCATCATGGCGTACCGGCTGACGTTCATCGGGAACGACCTTGGTGAAGGGGCGAGCGTCGCAGTCGTGACGTTCCTCGTGCTCGCAGTGATCGTGTACGGCTACTTCAGACTGTACGGAACGACGGAGGAACCACGATGA
- a CDS encoding ABC transporter substrate-binding protein, with product MGNDTKDHGNGATQRATSRDTYRRRTVLKGATTGATIGALSVAGCLGGGNGGPVLRVINSAYQQQEDEYRAIFDEFEEEHDCEVEYTRSDFASAPSEAAQAQAGGNPYDLLMLASPGNNVFGVQEGLYQPINDVIEDMGAEDHWREEFLVQMDGDYYFAPNTGTVSTLIYREDLFNEYDAPMPPFDSWDEYHTAAETMTDEDENLYGSPVFLGSNHFHGILPLSLLHGRGGSVINTDDEVVYDSEETVEMLEFMRDLNEFSPQAAHGADIPEMRPPLYQGTYAMTWYSTNVIPYDIEEYNPDLTGDVQVAPIPAYDSSYEPVARLTGLGHGLGAETEHPELAKDLLREITSFEGVMRLMTAQPASHVPAIHGILEEDDLWETDVMQDYEEHYRDLVDIADEYGRVVAVEENEGHINPVTGQAVAETHVISSVQDVILEDEDPQDAAEHWADEIRDDYEDQLNV from the coding sequence CGGTGGCTGGTTGTCTGGGCGGCGGGAACGGCGGCCCAGTGTTGCGAGTCATCAACTCGGCGTACCAGCAACAAGAGGACGAGTACCGTGCAATCTTCGACGAGTTCGAGGAGGAACACGATTGTGAGGTGGAGTACACCCGATCCGATTTCGCATCCGCGCCATCGGAAGCCGCACAGGCACAGGCCGGCGGCAATCCGTACGACCTGCTGATGCTCGCCTCGCCGGGGAACAACGTGTTCGGCGTGCAGGAAGGGCTGTACCAGCCGATCAACGACGTCATCGAGGACATGGGTGCAGAGGACCACTGGCGAGAGGAGTTCCTCGTCCAGATGGACGGCGATTACTACTTCGCGCCGAACACAGGGACAGTTTCGACGCTCATCTACCGCGAGGACCTGTTCAACGAGTACGATGCGCCGATGCCGCCATTTGACTCGTGGGACGAATACCACACCGCCGCCGAGACGATGACCGACGAGGACGAAAACCTGTACGGGAGCCCGGTCTTCCTCGGGAGCAACCACTTCCACGGAATCCTGCCCCTGTCTCTGCTTCACGGCCGAGGCGGTTCGGTCATCAACACAGACGACGAGGTCGTCTACGACTCCGAGGAGACGGTCGAGATGCTCGAGTTCATGCGGGACCTGAACGAATTCAGTCCACAGGCGGCCCACGGTGCTGACATTCCGGAAATGCGTCCGCCGCTGTACCAGGGGACGTACGCGATGACGTGGTACTCCACCAACGTCATTCCGTACGACATCGAAGAATACAACCCGGACCTGACTGGAGACGTGCAGGTTGCGCCGATTCCAGCGTACGACTCGAGTTACGAGCCGGTTGCGCGGCTGACCGGCCTGGGCCACGGACTCGGTGCCGAGACCGAACATCCGGAGCTAGCGAAGGACCTGTTGCGAGAGATCACCTCGTTCGAAGGCGTCATGCGATTGATGACCGCCCAGCCGGCGAGTCACGTTCCGGCGATTCACGGCATACTCGAGGAGGACGACCTGTGGGAGACGGACGTTATGCAGGACTACGAAGAGCACTACCGGGACCTCGTCGACATCGCAGACGAGTACGGTCGGGTCGTCGCCGTCGAGGAAAACGAGGGTCACATCAACCCGGTGACGGGGCAGGCCGTCGCCGAAACACACGTTATCAGTTCCGTTCAGGACGTGATCTTGGAGGACGAAGATCCCCAGGATGCAGCCGAACATTGGGCGGACGAAATTCGCGATGACTACGAAGATCAACTGAACGTCTAG